From Staphylococcus sp. M0911, a single genomic window includes:
- a CDS encoding pathogenicity island protein, with product MNVEIIANQFETRAGTLLRYYTGLLESSRKTPFGFKIYNDPFDMVYVVMEGNLYGHIYIKDCNVRKAFELASPKHTEGLIRSIEGHYAGYEIPDGTHDTISDMMASFMFDNDYFMYGLETFAESNNTDMFEYMEKDFGVEELEGIQSSNADVIGNMEMLYQLATGINEPATELVEGLKLVTEFVQDENATQEDYKALERKLSELKATYYSLNK from the coding sequence ATGAACGTTGAAATAATCGCAAACCAATTTGAAACAAGAGCAGGCACGTTATTAAGATATTACACAGGTTTGTTAGAAAGTAGCAGAAAGACACCGTTTGGATTCAAAATATATAACGATCCGTTTGATATGGTGTATGTGGTCATGGAAGGTAATTTGTACGGCCATATCTACATTAAAGATTGTAATGTTAGAAAAGCGTTTGAATTAGCGTCTCCTAAGCACACTGAAGGACTTATAAGAAGTATTGAGGGGCATTATGCAGGTTATGAAATACCAGATGGGACACATGACACTATCAGCGATATGATGGCTAGTTTTATGTTTGATAATGATTATTTCATGTATGGCCTAGAAACATTTGCAGAAAGTAATAATACTGATATGTTCGAGTATATGGAAAAAGATTTTGGTGTAGAAGAACTTGAGGGTATTCAGTCTAGTAATGCTGATGTGATAGGTAATATGGAAATGTTATACCAGTTAGCAACAGGGATTAATGAACCAGCAACAGAATTAGTTGAGGGATTGAAGTTGGTAACTGAATTTGTGCAAGATGAGAACGCTACACAAGAGGATTACAAAGCGTTAGAGCGTAAGTTAAGTGAATTGAAAGCAACTTATTATAGTTTAAATAAGTAG
- the ssb gene encoding single-stranded DNA-binding protein, protein MLNRVVLVGRLTKDPEYRTTPSGVSVATFTLAVNRTFTNAQGEREADFINCVVFRRQAENVNNYLSKGSLAGVDGRIQSRSYENQEGRRIFVTEVVCDSVQFLEPKNSQNGGGQRSQNNEFQDYGQGFGGQQSGQNTSYNNNSSRPNSNQSDNPFANANGPIDISDDDLPF, encoded by the coding sequence ATGTTAAATAGAGTTGTATTAGTAGGTCGTTTAACGAAAGATCCAGAATACAGAACCACTCCCTCAGGCGTAAGTGTAGCGACATTTACTCTAGCAGTTAATCGTACTTTCACGAATGCTCAAGGGGAACGCGAAGCAGATTTCATTAACTGTGTTGTTTTTAGAAGACAAGCAGAAAATGTAAATAACTACTTATCTAAAGGTAGTTTAGCTGGCGTTGATGGTCGCATACAGTCACGTAGTTATGAAAATCAAGAAGGTCGTCGTATCTTTGTTACTGAAGTCGTTTGTGACAGTGTTCAATTCCTTGAACCTAAGAATTCACAAAATGGCGGTGGCCAACGTTCACAAAACAACGAATTCCAAGACTATGGTCAAGGATTCGGTGGCCAACAATCAGGACAAAATACTTCGTATAACAACAATTCATCAAGACCTAATTCAAATCAATCAGATAATCCATTTGCGAATGCGAACGGACCTATTGATATTAGTGATGATGATTTACCATTCTAA
- a CDS encoding helix-turn-helix transcriptional regulator: protein MKAKENLLKNEIFLNGYSIKEFSDKVNISRTYMSSVVTRKKGLSPQKAKDVANALGVEIQDIFEFEFEVKEVK from the coding sequence GTGAAAGCTAAGGAAAATTTGTTAAAAAATGAAATATTCTTAAACGGATATTCCATAAAAGAATTTTCAGATAAGGTTAATATTTCTAGAACTTATATGAGTTCAGTAGTAACTAGAAAGAAAGGTTTAAGTCCTCAAAAAGCAAAAGATGTAGCTAATGCATTAGGTGTTGAAATTCAAGATATTTTTGAATTTGAATTTGAAGTTAAGGAGGTTAAATAA
- a CDS encoding pathogenicity island family protein produces MFVGDKETLKDFILNYHNNVDDDYKYVSVNDFFTLNDDVEEYSYQTINADEHIFMNDLDILVDRIADFREYNIFMLLCNGRTFNDIAQILEITQSRVQQLFDGLLNKIIDNKE; encoded by the coding sequence ATGTTTGTTGGTGATAAAGAGACACTGAAAGACTTTATATTAAACTACCATAATAATGTGGATGATGATTATAAGTATGTATCAGTTAATGATTTCTTTACGTTAAATGATGATGTAGAAGAATATTCATATCAAACAATTAATGCAGATGAACATATATTTATGAATGACCTAGATATCCTGGTTGATCGTATTGCAGATTTTAGAGAATACAATATTTTTATGTTGCTATGTAATGGACGCACATTTAATGATATAGCTCAAATACTAGAAATTACCCAATCCAGAGTCCAACAATTATTTGATGGTTTACTAAATAAAATTATAGATAATAAGGAGTGA
- the rpsF gene encoding 30S ribosomal protein S6: MRTYEIMYIVRPNIEEDAKKAVVERFNGILASEGSEVLEEKDWGKRRLAYEINDFKEGFYNIVRIKSDNNKATDEFQRLAKINDDIIRYIVIREDQDK, translated from the coding sequence ATGAGAACATATGAAATTATGTACATCGTACGCCCAAACATTGAAGAAGATGCGAAAAAAGCAGTTGTTGAACGCTTTAATGGTATCTTAGCTTCAGAAGGATCAGAAGTTTTAGAAGAAAAAGACTGGGGTAAACGTCGCCTAGCTTATGAAATCAATGATTTCAAAGAAGGTTTCTATAACATCGTACGTATTAAATCAGATAACAACAAAGCTACTGACGAATTCCAACGTTTAGCTAAAATCAATGACGATATCATTCGTTACATCGTTATCCGTGAAGACCAAGATAAGTAA
- a CDS encoding pathogenicity island protein — protein MIKTIEKQVAQPPTEYLRVYDIIQNSNEKYVTKTKILNQLGYPLNKANDRWLTQVITSLIINYQYPVGYSYKKDARGYYIIKSEEDKQQAIYSVKRQVLGAQTRLKALEEIKV, from the coding sequence ATGATAAAAACGATAGAAAAACAGGTAGCTCAACCACCAACCGAATATTTAAGAGTTTATGATATTATTCAGAACTCAAATGAAAAGTATGTAACTAAGACTAAGATATTGAATCAACTGGGTTATCCCCTAAATAAAGCCAATGATAGATGGCTTACACAAGTTATTACTAGCTTAATTATTAACTATCAATATCCAGTAGGTTATAGCTATAAGAAAGATGCTAGAGGCTACTACATCATTAAAAGTGAAGAAGATAAGCAACAAGCTATCTATAGTGTTAAACGCCAAGTATTAGGCGCACAGACACGCTTAAAAGCGTTAGAAGAAATAAAAGTATAA
- the rpsR gene encoding 30S ribosomal protein S18 — protein sequence MAGGPRRGGRRRKKVCYFTANGITHIDYKDTELLKRFISERGKILPRRVTGTSAKYQRMLTAAIKRARHMALLPYVKEEQ from the coding sequence ATGGCAGGTGGACCAAGAAGAGGCGGACGTCGTCGTAAAAAAGTATGCTATTTCACAGCAAATGGTATTACACATATCGATTATAAAGACACTGAATTATTAAAACGTTTTATCTCAGAACGCGGTAAAATTTTACCACGTCGTGTAACTGGTACTTCAGCTAAATATCAACGTATGTTGACAGCTGCTATCAAACGTGCACGTCATATGGCTTTATTACCATATGTTAAAGAAGAACAATAA
- a CDS encoding GH25 family lysozyme, producing the protein MLKKLSYSMFAATMLTTISGINLSYADENSNNTNDTQSKKGTMGYGYQQYMKKHPEKAKNDTQNRSTFSTKSRAATTNSGERVLDISEWQGNLTDAQVKQLKKNYDFIIIRGQYGSEYVDKCLEHNSALLDKNNMKFGVYSYSMYENADDARYEARMLYNRAPKAEFYINDYEQQTVTSGDANTATVAWADQMKKLAGNKKVLFYSYENFMVNNVANAVSSYDGYWLASYQAQEPTREKVLWQYTDSFYSSELNQNVDANYVDSNVSTNWFTS; encoded by the coding sequence ATGTTAAAGAAACTATCTTACTCGATGTTTGCTGCAACAATGTTAACTACGATTTCAGGCATTAATTTATCATATGCAGATGAAAATTCAAATAATACAAACGATACTCAAAGTAAAAAAGGTACAATGGGCTACGGCTATCAACAATATATGAAAAAGCATCCTGAAAAAGCTAAAAACGATACTCAAAATCGATCTACTTTTTCAACTAAATCGCGCGCTGCAACAACTAATAGTGGTGAACGTGTACTTGATATTTCCGAATGGCAAGGTAACTTAACCGATGCTCAAGTAAAACAACTTAAGAAAAATTATGATTTTATCATTATTCGTGGACAATATGGTTCTGAATATGTCGATAAATGTTTAGAACACAATTCTGCCTTGTTAGATAAAAACAATATGAAATTTGGTGTTTATTCATATAGTATGTACGAAAATGCTGACGATGCTCGTTATGAAGCGAGAATGTTATACAATCGTGCGCCAAAAGCAGAATTTTATATCAACGATTATGAACAACAAACGGTTACTTCTGGCGATGCGAACACTGCTACAGTAGCTTGGGCTGATCAAATGAAAAAACTAGCTGGTAATAAGAAAGTATTATTCTATTCATACGAAAACTTTATGGTTAATAATGTGGCTAACGCAGTGAGTTCATATGACGGTTATTGGTTAGCTTCATATCAAGCTCAAGAGCCAACTCGAGAAAAAGTGTTATGGCAATATACAGATAGTTTCTATTCATCAGAACTTAATCAAAATGTAGATGCTAACTATGTTGATTCAAATGTAAGCACAAACTGGTTTACATCATAA
- a CDS encoding DUF927 domain-containing protein: MELTKDDILHEIEEVKQEKDAIQEVIPKGYEIEQHQNGVALYQIIPSKKDGEPDKKIFITNTIPQITERFEDIESNEVSFNMLFYDNHLPVNLGVSAEEISDSRQLLKLVNRKLDVTSTTSTRLIDYINKSKRYNPPVNVNVATRLGHVKGYFIYPYQEEMKNCNIKLFNNDRGFQKLIDSFQSKGTLESYSKNVFNQIKNLPMVMVMLYASLGSVLLREFGLQPFIVEISGSTSTGKTFTLNLVSSVWGTSDLITTWGSTKNSIEAMASFLNSFPMFKDDTRNTNPKFVANATYNFSSGESKSRSNINLTLNAKKEWRNILLSTGEASISNMADEKAGVSARVVTLQDQPYPDNFDFTTLDKAFRENYGTLGIAFIKQYESKKEAYKSAFESYQRYFNQKGSNEIMQRLGRAFALLQVTGEILNDIEGFEHDHFKIIEQAYDSMVRNNKTIDKPKQLLEELLQYLDANRNNIAGDGYSSVKNGDIKAIYKHDYMCILGQTVHEKLGHEMQTITGQWDKKGYLITSKDRIQKEVRFNSQKNRGYAIKNEIVKELGFDFSNSHNPYN; this comes from the coding sequence ATGGAACTAACTAAAGATGATATTCTTCACGAAATTGAAGAAGTTAAGCAAGAAAAAGATGCTATTCAAGAAGTTATTCCTAAAGGTTATGAAATTGAACAACATCAAAATGGTGTGGCACTTTATCAAATTATTCCTAGTAAAAAAGATGGTGAACCAGATAAGAAAATATTTATCACTAATACAATTCCCCAAATCACTGAACGATTCGAAGATATTGAAAGCAATGAAGTGAGTTTTAATATGCTTTTTTATGATAATCATTTACCAGTGAATTTAGGTGTTAGTGCCGAAGAAATATCTGACAGTCGTCAATTATTGAAATTAGTTAATCGGAAATTAGATGTAACTTCAACCACTTCAACTAGGTTGATTGATTATATCAATAAGTCTAAACGATATAATCCACCAGTAAATGTTAATGTGGCCACTCGTTTGGGTCATGTTAAAGGGTATTTTATTTATCCCTACCAAGAAGAAATGAAAAACTGCAATATAAAGTTGTTTAACAATGATAGAGGTTTTCAAAAGTTAATTGATTCGTTCCAAAGTAAAGGAACGCTTGAAAGTTATTCAAAAAACGTATTTAACCAAATTAAGAACTTGCCTATGGTTATGGTTATGCTATATGCGTCACTAGGTTCAGTATTGTTGCGTGAATTTGGACTACAGCCTTTTATTGTAGAAATCTCGGGCAGTACTTCAACAGGTAAGACGTTCACGCTTAACTTGGTTTCTAGTGTATGGGGTACAAGTGACCTTATTACTACATGGGGTTCTACGAAGAACAGTATTGAAGCAATGGCATCATTCTTAAATTCATTTCCAATGTTTAAAGATGATACACGTAATACAAATCCTAAATTTGTTGCAAATGCAACTTACAATTTCTCCAGTGGTGAAAGTAAATCAAGAAGTAATATCAATTTGACACTTAATGCTAAAAAAGAATGGAGAAATATACTACTTTCTACAGGTGAGGCGTCAATTTCTAACATGGCAGATGAGAAAGCTGGTGTATCTGCTCGTGTAGTAACGCTACAGGATCAACCATACCCAGATAACTTTGATTTCACCACTTTAGATAAGGCATTTCGAGAAAACTACGGGACGTTAGGCATAGCATTTATCAAGCAATATGAATCTAAAAAAGAGGCATATAAGAGTGCATTTGAAAGCTATCAACGATACTTTAATCAAAAAGGTAGCAATGAAATCATGCAACGTTTAGGGCGTGCATTTGCATTGCTACAAGTTACTGGCGAAATACTAAATGATATTGAGGGATTTGAACACGATCATTTTAAAATCATTGAACAAGCTTATGACAGCATGGTTAGAAATAATAAAACGATAGATAAACCTAAACAGCTATTAGAGGAATTACTTCAGTATTTAGATGCTAATAGAAATAATATTGCTGGTGATGGTTATAGTTCTGTCAAAAATGGTGATATCAAAGCAATATATAAACATGATTATATGTGTATATTAGGTCAAACGGTACACGAAAAATTAGGACATGAAATGCAGACAATTACAGGCCAATGGGATAAAAAAGGCTATTTAATAACTAGTAAAGACAGAATACAAAAAGAAGTTAGGTTTAATTCTCAAAAAAACAGAGGGTATGCCATTAAAAATGAGATTGTAAAAGAATTAGGATTTGATTTTTCTAATTCACATAATCCATATAATTAA
- a CDS encoding DUF1474 family protein: MNWEIRDLFSDLEILKDRFEDLKDSHGWHFDEHYPYETNHVLNKDELIREGFSYHERRIHDNQMFDLLHLYTQQFDHILKKFQEIEKCASVECLATETDNA, from the coding sequence GTGAACTGGGAAATTAGAGATTTATTTAGCGATTTAGAGATATTAAAGGATAGATTTGAAGATTTAAAGGATAGTCACGGTTGGCATTTTGATGAACATTATCCTTATGAAACAAATCATGTTTTAAATAAAGATGAGTTAATCAGAGAAGGGTTTTCTTACCACGAGAGACGTATTCATGACAATCAGATGTTTGATTTGCTACATCTCTATACGCAACAGTTTGATCATATTCTTAAAAAGTTTCAAGAAATAGAAAAATGCGCATCTGTTGAATGTTTGGCGACAGAAACAGATAACGCATAG
- a CDS encoding helix-turn-helix domain-containing protein encodes MSRTKLQDLPTKENTITEPKQVVVKPMFAKPNTLASIFGISYSSVNRILKEWEKDSKGVDDLYYSLSSTMTVISISRFEEYMKKRHKKWM; translated from the coding sequence ATGTCTAGAACAAAGTTGCAAGATTTACCAACAAAAGAAAATACGATCACTGAACCAAAGCAAGTAGTGGTAAAGCCTATGTTTGCTAAACCTAATACGTTAGCAAGTATTTTCGGTATTTCATACAGTTCAGTAAACCGTATTTTAAAAGAGTGGGAGAAAGATTCTAAAGGTGTTGATGATTTGTATTATTCATTGTCATCAACAATGACGGTTATCAGTATTTCGCGTTTTGAAGAGTACATGAAAAAACGTCATAAAAAATGGATGTAG
- a CDS encoding pathogenicity island protein: MKQEQLEVLEHIKYQLKTSIYNHFESYEHTEFKDGQEVVSEISREKHLELIMKWAIQELEKNFNINDENE, translated from the coding sequence ATGAAACAAGAACAACTTGAAGTATTAGAACACATTAAATATCAACTTAAAACAAGTATTTATAATCACTTTGAAAGTTATGAGCATACTGAATTTAAAGATGGTCAAGAAGTAGTTTCGGAAATTAGTCGAGAAAAACATCTCGAATTAATAATGAAGTGGGCAATACAAGAGTTAGAGAAAAATTTTAATATCAATGATGAGAATGAATAA
- a CDS encoding site-specific integrase has protein sequence MWHEKFTNKHGDVQFRYYEKYKDPLTNKWRRVSVVLNKNGKQSQKEAQRRLNERIEAKLKDKTPTTLKSLTFHAACDEWLEYYKNHSGSKATTIKEKISNTNTVKNAIDKEVLINNITHNYLQDIINEWAKLHSKGHVQSLVIIIRSVFKYAFKYYDLQDISVLDKIDIPKKAKTRDELQAKRNNYLEDSEIKELLDCFDYLIKHKNHSSRKRNYNMVKAIVQFQIANGMRIGELLAIKRENINYEDKTLDIDGTINWVTDKETGAFGVKETTKTSKSYRTIGLTTQSINLLKTLILENKKENQWNDKFIDRGYIFTNTAGSPIDLNKINNIIKEATEISSIKKSVTTHTLRHAHISTLAQLGINLKAIQERVGHSDYKTTLEIYTHVTDQMAKDMMNKLEHISTYS, from the coding sequence ATGTGGCATGAGAAATTCACTAACAAGCATGGTGATGTACAATTTCGCTATTACGAGAAGTACAAAGATCCACTCACAAACAAATGGCGACGTGTTAGCGTGGTACTTAATAAGAATGGTAAACAGTCACAAAAAGAGGCTCAGAGACGCTTAAATGAGCGTATAGAGGCGAAGTTGAAAGATAAGACACCTACTACACTTAAGTCACTAACTTTCCATGCTGCATGTGATGAGTGGTTAGAGTATTATAAAAATCATTCTGGTTCAAAGGCTACAACAATCAAAGAAAAGATTAGCAATACAAACACAGTTAAAAATGCTATTGATAAAGAAGTGCTGATAAACAATATTACTCATAATTATTTACAAGATATTATTAATGAGTGGGCTAAATTACATAGTAAAGGACACGTTCAGTCTCTTGTTATTATCATTCGTTCTGTTTTCAAATATGCGTTTAAATATTACGATCTACAAGATATAAGTGTACTAGATAAAATAGATATTCCTAAAAAGGCTAAAACTAGGGACGAACTACAAGCTAAACGTAATAACTATTTAGAAGATAGTGAAATTAAAGAGTTATTGGATTGTTTCGACTATCTAATTAAGCATAAAAATCATTCATCTCGCAAACGTAACTACAACATGGTTAAAGCTATAGTACAGTTTCAAATCGCCAATGGCATGCGCATCGGCGAGCTACTTGCAATAAAGAGGGAAAATATAAACTATGAAGATAAAACGCTAGATATCGACGGTACAATTAATTGGGTAACTGATAAAGAGACGGGAGCATTCGGAGTAAAAGAGACGACTAAAACAAGTAAAAGCTATAGAACAATCGGACTCACTACCCAAAGTATTAACTTACTTAAAACACTTATTTTAGAAAACAAGAAAGAAAACCAGTGGAATGACAAATTTATTGATAGAGGGTATATATTCACAAATACAGCTGGTAGCCCTATCGACTTGAACAAAATAAACAACATTATCAAAGAGGCTACCGAAATTAGTTCCATTAAGAAGTCTGTAACGACGCACACCTTACGTCATGCCCACATTTCAACACTTGCTCAATTGGGGATTAACTTAAAAGCTATACAAGAGCGTGTAGGTCACTCAGACTATAAAACCACACTAGAGATATACACACATGTTACTGATCAGATGGCTAAAGATATGATGAATAAATTGGAACATATTAGTACTTATAGTTAA
- a CDS encoding primase alpha helix C-terminal domain-containing protein, with the protein MNKIKLEHDTQISVIWYNNLDSRSFKSFSQPKWSELVNRLSIPQNNTNKYARGVAVYGDIKDGTDEYGKEYKKYRNNDNVIYRDVLVLDYDDIPKLRPLHDAITDTLKGVAWFWHTTFNHQTESPRIRLYVPLNERVNADDYRKFTKVLVNKIGHPVDEGSFQPSRAMALPVKKSNDSIYIFKYNDAPILKVETLKNWSEETKKQIDQPITTNFNKRDDAYWRDISFSVAKGNRNNSLASLIGHLFSRHVNEYIVYSYALLWGQNACKPPLKEREINATFQSILKKHRNK; encoded by the coding sequence TTGAACAAAATAAAGCTAGAACACGATACCCAAATATCAGTGATTTGGTATAACAACCTAGATTCTCGTTCATTTAAAAGTTTCTCTCAACCTAAATGGAGTGAGTTAGTTAATAGGTTATCAATACCACAAAATAATACTAATAAATATGCTCGTGGTGTCGCTGTATACGGCGATATAAAAGATGGTACGGATGAATATGGAAAAGAATATAAAAAATACCGTAACAATGACAATGTGATTTATCGTGATGTTCTAGTATTGGACTACGATGACATACCCAAGTTGAGACCACTGCATGATGCAATTACAGACACTTTAAAAGGTGTTGCGTGGTTTTGGCATACTACGTTTAATCATCAAACAGAAAGCCCTAGAATACGCTTGTATGTGCCATTAAATGAGCGTGTCAATGCAGATGATTACCGTAAATTTACAAAAGTGTTGGTAAATAAAATAGGACATCCAGTAGATGAGGGGAGTTTTCAACCTAGCAGAGCGATGGCTTTACCAGTAAAGAAATCAAACGATTCAATTTACATCTTTAAATATAACGATGCGCCCATTTTGAAGGTTGAAACATTAAAAAATTGGTCGGAAGAAACTAAAAAACAAATAGATCAACCAATTACAACTAACTTTAACAAGCGCGATGATGCTTATTGGCGTGATATTAGTTTTTCTGTTGCAAAGGGCAATCGTAATAACTCTTTAGCTAGTTTGATAGGACATTTATTTAGCCGACATGTGAATGAATACATTGTATACTCATATGCTTTGTTATGGGGACAAAATGCATGTAAGCCTCCACTAAAAGAACGTGAAATAAATGCTACATTTCAGTCTATTTTAAAGAAACATCGTAATAAATAG
- a CDS encoding pathogenicity island protein translates to MNKLTKQEYKNMENKLNYDHMVNGKKRTKKMSKLLQKEYRRDASIIKSEYPRLSDSEISEIIMDYRNYKELVRATETLMDFPFNYEDSNVHQFITKDDIEDLKVAIGEMTSFVENMEDAE, encoded by the coding sequence ATGAATAAATTAACTAAACAGGAATACAAAAATATGGAAAACAAATTGAATTACGATCATATGGTAAATGGTAAAAAACGCACTAAAAAAATGAGTAAACTATTACAAAAAGAATATCGTAGAGATGCTTCAATTATTAAAAGTGAATACCCTAGATTAAGTGATAGTGAGATATCAGAAATTATTATGGATTACAGAAATTATAAAGAGCTTGTAAGAGCAACAGAAACCTTGATGGACTTCCCTTTTAATTATGAAGATTCAAATGTTCATCAATTCATCACTAAAGATGATATTGAAGATCTAAAAGTAGCAATTGGAGAAATGACAAGTTTCGTTGAGAATATGGAGGATGCAGAATAG
- a CDS encoding pathogenicity island protein, translating into MQEHTNESYQQSKISEYELLTKYNPKYINSKIKTAQSHIDEMYHLSTSITTCDQIMGIISVSYPVDNLVIWISETKGNLKRFKDDSAIRLYLLKQVLNTYTKEEQQKVVRYMQSHGRIKTHELIERLQVDLYNISHDTPLTKTSEPQQTMVV; encoded by the coding sequence GTGCAGGAACATACTAATGAATCATATCAACAATCAAAGATATCTGAATATGAGTTATTAACAAAATATAATCCTAAATACATTAATTCTAAAATCAAAACGGCACAGTCACATATAGATGAGATGTATCATTTAAGTACTTCCATTACAACATGTGATCAGATTATGGGTATTATTTCTGTATCTTATCCAGTTGATAATTTAGTGATATGGATTAGTGAAACAAAAGGTAATTTGAAACGTTTTAAAGATGATTCAGCCATCCGATTATATTTATTAAAGCAGGTGCTCAATACCTATACCAAAGAAGAACAACAAAAAGTGGTTAGATACATGCAATCGCATGGACGTATCAAGACGCATGAGCTCATTGAACGTTTGCAGGTAGATTTATATAACATTAGCCATGATACGCCTTTAACAAAGACTAGTGAGCCACAACAGACAATGGTGGTGTGA
- a CDS encoding helix-turn-helix transcriptional regulator: MYDLGTFLKNERLNKKKSVKETAEELKVSSSYISMVENNKTFPNSDYLYNLSSYLYGGEETYDILVAEKYIMYCLIGGIKVQPYPFVKFLLTERGMFENNSIVAKPYYSLNWLLNQHNSPITFGFKNDNHFSFDLEEIEPISDFNFFNGEPKAFIQLDSKDKKFIYELIESYLKTKYSSLIENRLNPIKNDVDLIIEKLFEDTDNSNIATPIFTIDELTKTNKQINVLHIRKNWKVANYTDLDFLITKKSLLGIKPQSNTSKEFVKIGEIEFDETKNNLTNFSIKFPDNYQIDIKKEDKEIIFEYKK; encoded by the coding sequence ATGTATGATTTAGGGACGTTTTTGAAGAATGAACGCTTAAACAAAAAGAAATCTGTAAAAGAAACAGCAGAAGAACTTAAAGTTAGTAGTTCTTATATATCAATGGTCGAAAACAACAAAACCTTTCCAAATAGCGATTACTTATATAACCTATCTTCTTATCTTTATGGTGGAGAAGAAACATATGACATATTAGTAGCAGAAAAATACATAATGTATTGTTTGATAGGCGGAATAAAAGTACAACCTTATCCATTCGTTAAATTTTTATTAACAGAGCGAGGTATGTTTGAAAATAATTCAATAGTAGCAAAACCGTACTATTCATTGAACTGGCTATTAAATCAGCATAACTCACCTATTACTTTTGGATTTAAAAATGATAACCATTTTTCATTTGACCTCGAAGAAATAGAGCCGATATCTGACTTCAATTTTTTTAACGGAGAACCTAAAGCTTTCATACAGTTAGATTCAAAAGACAAAAAATTTATATATGAACTTATAGAAAGTTACCTTAAAACTAAATATTCAAGTCTTATTGAGAATAGATTAAATCCAATTAAAAATGATGTTGATCTTATAATTGAAAAACTATTTGAAGATACTGATAATTCAAATATAGCTACACCTATTTTTACAATAGATGAATTAACTAAAACCAATAAACAAATTAATGTATTACACATAAGAAAAAATTGGAAAGTAGCTAATTACACTGATTTAGATTTCTTAATAACAAAAAAATCATTATTAGGAATCAAACCACAAAGTAATACAAGCAAGGAATTTGTAAAAATTGGTGAAATAGAATTTGATGAGACAAAAAACAACCTAACTAACTTTTCAATAAAATTTCCGGATAACTATCAAATAGATATAAAAAAAGAGGATAAAGAAATAATTTTTGAATATAAAAAGTAG